The Heyndrickxia vini genome contains a region encoding:
- a CDS encoding ester cyclase: MTPEQIIRNFFEEVRSGKNPDYSNQLMSEQVLAHQITSEEEQTVLRTPKDYAEHVREMIEAYGNYSLEIQELLVQGQKVYVRWKQVGTHVGVVDGYQPTGLPITQMTSAVYKIEDEKISEYWIQIDRLGVQKQLEYNKTIE; this comes from the coding sequence ATGACACCAGAACAAATAATTAGAAACTTTTTTGAAGAAGTACGATCAGGTAAAAATCCTGACTACTCAAATCAATTAATGTCTGAACAAGTACTGGCTCATCAAATTACATCCGAGGAAGAACAAACAGTCTTAAGGACGCCTAAAGATTATGCTGAACACGTAAGAGAAATGATTGAGGCATATGGTAATTATTCTTTGGAAATTCAGGAATTATTGGTACAAGGACAAAAAGTATATGTACGCTGGAAACAAGTAGGTACACACGTAGGGGTAGTCGATGGATATCAACCTACGGGACTACCAATAACTCAAATGACAAGTGCCGTATATAAGATAGAAGATGAAAAAATTTCCGAGTATTGGATTCAAATTGATAGGTTAGGAGTTCAAAAACAATTAGAGTACAATAAAACTATTGAATAG
- a CDS encoding carboxymuconolactone decarboxylase family protein, with product MEQRINYYELAPEALKIMMEMEKYTKSTSIDRKLRELIKIRASQINGCAFCLNMHTSDARKMGETEQRLYCVGTWRECDFYTDAEKVALELTENVTLVSTMRVPDDLYHRVREHFSEKDYVDLVILINQINSWNRISISMGNFATAVK from the coding sequence ATGGAACAACGCATTAATTATTATGAACTAGCGCCTGAAGCACTTAAAATTATGATGGAAATGGAGAAATACACCAAATCTACTAGTATCGATCGGAAACTCCGTGAACTAATTAAAATTAGAGCTTCTCAAATTAATGGCTGTGCCTTTTGCCTTAATATGCATACCTCTGACGCTCGAAAAATGGGTGAAACGGAACAACGTTTATACTGCGTCGGCACATGGAGAGAATGTGATTTCTACACAGATGCTGAAAAAGTGGCATTAGAATTAACTGAAAATGTAACGTTAGTATCCACTATGCGTGTACCTGACGATCTTTATCATCGAGTGCGTGAGCATTTTAGTGAAAAAGACTATGTAGATCTTGTTATTTTGATCAATCAAATTAATAGTTGGAATCGAATCTCCATTTCAATGGGGAATTTTGCAACTGCAGTAAAATAA
- a CDS encoding DinB family protein — MFHAKDVLSDQLLANANDPSWYLPFSDSVENLSEEEAFWKPNENCNSIAEIVQHLLYWNETWQTRYQKSHVHAVPSIGDNNNSFIIPENKSFSDLKERLLEVLLQWQDLLTEEKIESDVNGFPVHAKWWEILGNVTTHNAYHIGQIVFIRKLQKKI; from the coding sequence ATGTTTCATGCAAAAGACGTCTTATCCGATCAGTTATTAGCTAATGCAAATGATCCTAGTTGGTACCTTCCATTTTCCGACTCTGTCGAAAATTTGTCAGAGGAAGAAGCGTTTTGGAAGCCAAACGAAAATTGCAATAGTATTGCGGAAATTGTACAGCACCTACTTTATTGGAATGAAACATGGCAAACGAGGTACCAAAAATCTCATGTTCATGCTGTACCTTCCATAGGTGATAATAATAATAGTTTTATAATTCCCGAAAATAAAAGTTTCAGTGACTTAAAAGAACGACTTTTAGAGGTGTTGCTACAATGGCAAGATTTATTAACGGAAGAAAAAATTGAGAGTGACGTAAATGGCTTTCCTGTACATGCGAAGTGGTGGGAGATACTTGGAAATGTAACCACACATAATGCATATCACATTGGTCAAATCGTATTTATTCGAAAACTGCAAAAAAAGATATAG
- a CDS encoding VOC family protein, protein MGRVIGFELNSQDPEKAAKFYSSVFGWEISAPNWDYREVTTGGEEKPGMNGGIGKGPNDYPYGTRIQIEVDSIDDAIANAKENGAMIVREKMEFDDFYLAYLVDPVGLGFGLIQNK, encoded by the coding sequence ATGGGAAGAGTGATTGGATTCGAGTTAAATAGTCAAGATCCTGAGAAAGCTGCCAAGTTTTATTCGAGTGTTTTCGGTTGGGAAATTTCCGCACCTAATTGGGACTATCGCGAAGTCACCACAGGGGGAGAAGAAAAGCCAGGGATGAACGGGGGGATTGGAAAAGGTCCTAATGATTATCCATATGGAACGCGTATTCAAATCGAAGTGGATTCAATCGATGATGCTATTGCGAACGCGAAAGAAAATGGCGCGATGATTGTGCGTGAGAAAATGGAGTTTGATGATTTCTATCTCGCCTACTTGGTTGACCCTGTAGGATTAGGTTTTGGACTTATTCAAAATAAATGA
- a CDS encoding GNAT family N-acetyltransferase — translation MLQIRDAVSSDLPAILDIYNDAIRNLTATFDLTEQTLEERTVWFNKYGGQYPLIVAELNHEVVGYSCLTMFRDKPAYAKTSELSIYISPNHQGAGIGSALMKEILKRAAELDYHTVIGGITGGNEGSVMLHKKFGFEFVGNFKEVGFKFGEWQDVHFYQRMIEKGA, via the coding sequence ATGCTACAAATTAGAGATGCTGTTTCGAGTGATTTACCTGCCATTCTTGACATATACAATGATGCAATACGAAATCTTACTGCTACTTTTGATCTTACCGAACAAACATTAGAAGAACGGACAGTTTGGTTTAATAAATATGGAGGACAATATCCATTAATTGTTGCGGAATTAAATCATGAAGTCGTTGGGTATAGCTGCTTAACTATGTTCAGGGACAAACCTGCTTACGCTAAAACGTCGGAATTATCGATTTATATCTCTCCGAATCATCAAGGGGCCGGTATTGGAAGTGCGTTAATGAAGGAAATTCTTAAGCGAGCCGCAGAACTTGATTACCATACGGTCATCGGCGGAATTACCGGCGGCAACGAAGGAAGTGTTATGCTTCACAAGAAGTTTGGATTTGAATTTGTTGGAAACTTTAAAGAAGTCGGATTTAAATTTGGTGAATGGCAAGATGTACATTTTTATCAACGGATGATTGAAAAAGGGGCATAA
- a CDS encoding GNAT family N-acetyltransferase, with amino-acid sequence MNIRLAEEIDIKQLIRMRWDFTIEHDESKKDESFADFEKECQAFLENALNNGQWFIWVAEESGKIVSHIYIELIQKVPRPGRITYPFAYMTNVYTVPDFRNKGIGSKLLATINKWIKENNYEFVIVWPSDDAINYYKKNGYVHCTEPMEYFPS; translated from the coding sequence ATGAACATAAGGCTTGCTGAAGAAATAGACATTAAGCAACTAATAAGGATGAGATGGGATTTTACAATTGAACACGATGAAAGTAAAAAAGATGAATCATTCGCAGATTTTGAAAAAGAATGCCAAGCATTTTTAGAAAATGCACTAAATAATGGTCAATGGTTTATTTGGGTTGCGGAGGAAAGTGGGAAAATTGTTTCACACATATACATAGAATTAATACAAAAGGTTCCCCGCCCAGGTAGGATCACCTACCCATTTGCTTACATGACAAACGTATATACTGTTCCGGATTTTAGAAATAAGGGGATTGGAAGTAAACTATTAGCTACAATAAATAAGTGGATTAAAGAAAACAATTATGAATTTGTTATTGTATGGCCAAGTGATGATGCGATTAATTATTACAAGAAAAATGGGTATGTTCATTGTACCGAACCAATGGAGTATTTTCCTTCCTGA